In the Kribbella sp. NBC_00482 genome, one interval contains:
- a CDS encoding M23 family metallopeptidase, protein MTAALAAAAGAVGFSHSTLASPTQANSAVNLAALSLDSGQQLSGITTARIQARQLATRDSSRVQLADTTTTKKQSAAAKLAQARAAKLNATQALTAKRASALATAKAKQEAAEQKARESATRCELMVSGYHITATFGQGGTRWARNHTGTDFAAPMGTRIGAVMKGVVIFADWAGPYGRQVQVRHEDGTVTWYNHMSKFSVEVGETVYAGDQVGAIGMTGNTTGPHLHFEVHPDGGEAINPMPWLRNHCGLNP, encoded by the coding sequence TTGACCGCTGCGCTCGCCGCGGCAGCCGGAGCTGTCGGCTTCAGCCACAGCACGCTGGCGTCACCGACCCAGGCGAACTCCGCGGTGAACCTCGCCGCCCTCAGCCTGGACAGCGGGCAGCAACTGTCGGGGATCACCACCGCACGCATCCAGGCGCGCCAGCTCGCCACCCGTGACTCCTCCCGGGTCCAGCTGGCCGACACGACGACCACCAAGAAGCAGTCCGCCGCCGCGAAGCTGGCCCAGGCCCGCGCCGCGAAGCTGAACGCCACCCAGGCCCTCACCGCGAAGCGCGCGAGCGCCCTGGCCACCGCGAAGGCGAAGCAGGAAGCCGCCGAGCAGAAGGCCCGCGAGTCCGCCACCCGCTGCGAGCTGATGGTCTCCGGCTACCACATCACCGCGACGTTCGGGCAGGGCGGCACCCGCTGGGCCCGCAACCACACCGGCACCGACTTCGCCGCCCCGATGGGCACCCGGATCGGCGCCGTGATGAAGGGCGTCGTGATCTTCGCCGACTGGGCCGGCCCGTACGGCCGTCAGGTCCAGGTCCGGCACGAGGACGGCACCGTCACCTGGTACAACCACATGTCGAAGTTCAGCGTCGAGGTCGGCGAGACCGTGTACGCCGGTGACCAGGTCGGTGCGATCGGGATGACCGGTAACACCACCGGCCCGCACCTGCACTTCGAGGTCCACCCGGACGGCGGCGAGGCGATCAACCCGATGCCGTGGCTGCGCAACCACTGCGGCCTCAACCCGTAA
- a CDS encoding esterase/lipase family protein codes for MGSWQDEVRGALDGLAYGARSALSPTVLHGAAVELGWLTTHLAMYPLGLVSNSPALPARLNLTGLGPAQRGLLVSDIRAAGTPILLAHGIIDNHTVFAMMRRHLVRRGFSSIHTFSYSPLTLDVRRTAERMGREIEAICEASGSDQIHVIGHSLGGLIARYYIQRLGGDARVHTCVTLGTPHQGTAAAKLLPWPLVKQVRPDSDLMAELDEPAPDCRTRFVAFYSDVDQLIVPQRRARIRHPDLVATNVRVHGVGHLSLPFHGEVVHRITGVLAHLDEEPRTA; via the coding sequence ATGGGCTCCTGGCAGGACGAGGTCCGCGGCGCACTGGACGGACTCGCGTACGGCGCCCGCTCCGCACTCTCGCCCACCGTGCTGCACGGCGCGGCGGTCGAGCTCGGCTGGCTGACCACGCACCTGGCGATGTACCCACTCGGCCTGGTCAGCAATTCTCCCGCGCTCCCCGCGCGGCTGAACCTGACCGGCCTCGGCCCGGCCCAGCGCGGCCTGCTGGTCAGCGACATCCGGGCGGCCGGTACGCCGATCCTGCTCGCGCACGGGATCATCGACAACCACACGGTCTTCGCGATGATGCGCCGGCATCTGGTGCGACGAGGATTCAGCAGCATCCACACGTTCTCGTACTCACCCCTGACGCTGGACGTACGTCGTACGGCCGAGCGGATGGGCCGTGAGATCGAAGCGATCTGCGAGGCGTCCGGATCCGACCAGATCCACGTGATCGGGCACAGCCTCGGCGGGCTGATCGCTCGGTACTACATCCAGCGCCTCGGCGGCGACGCACGCGTGCACACCTGCGTGACGCTGGGGACGCCGCACCAGGGCACGGCGGCGGCCAAGCTGCTGCCGTGGCCGCTGGTGAAGCAGGTCCGGCCGGACAGCGACCTGATGGCGGAGCTGGACGAGCCGGCGCCAGACTGCCGGACCCGGTTCGTCGCGTTCTACAGCGACGTCGACCAGTTGATCGTGCCGCAGCGGCGGGCCCGGATCAGGCACCCCGACCTGGTCGCGACCAATGTCCGGGTCCACGGCGTGGGCCACCTGTCCTTGCCGTTCCACGGCGAGGTCGTACACCGCATCACCGGCGTACTGGCCCACCTGGACGAAGAGCCCAGAACTGCCTGA
- a CDS encoding cobalamin B12-binding domain-containing protein, translated as MSATSPLRVVVAKPGLDGHDRGAKVVARALRDAGMEVIYTGLHQTPEQIVETAIAEDADAIGLSVLSGAHMTLFKRVRELLTERDAEDIVVFGGGIIPDADLQPLAELGVHKIFTPGATTTEIVEWVRGNVGDASASPA; from the coding sequence ATGTCTGCTACGAGCCCGTTGCGCGTTGTCGTCGCCAAGCCCGGTCTGGACGGTCATGACCGTGGCGCCAAGGTCGTCGCCCGTGCCCTGCGGGACGCCGGCATGGAGGTCATCTACACCGGGCTGCACCAGACCCCGGAGCAGATCGTCGAGACCGCGATCGCCGAGGACGCCGACGCGATCGGGCTGTCGGTGCTGTCCGGCGCGCACATGACGCTGTTCAAGCGGGTCCGCGAACTGCTGACCGAGCGGGACGCCGAGGACATCGTGGTGTTCGGCGGCGGCATCATCCCGGACGCCGACCTGCAGCCGCTGGCCGAACTCGGCGTCCACAAGATCTTCACCCCGGGTGCGACGACCACCGAGATCGTCGAGTGGGTGCGCGGCAACGTCGGCGACGCGTCGGCCTCCCCGGCCTGA
- a CDS encoding ABC transporter substrate-binding protein, which yields MRFERSHARRTAFVAVASSFALLATACGGGDDGSSGSGGSSAAALEGRGPITLASGKDTSGNLQNQLNAWNASHPNEKVELKELPEDANAQRQQMIQNAQAQSDAFTVLSMDVVWTSEFAANQWVTQIPEDKVPDLGKLIPATVETAKYRDKLYGVPVTSDGGLLYYRKDLLTKAGIADAPKTWDEMLAACQKVAALPEAKGMSCYAGQYEKYEGLTVNFAEAINSAGGVIVDKDGKPNVNTPEAKAGLEELVNGFKAGAIPKAAITYKEEEGRRAFQEGKLLFHRNWPYVYALANKTDGSSKVAGKFGVAPLPGKTGPGVSSLGGHDYAINSFAKNKATALDFINFMASEERQKANIEKTSQAPSWASLYDDPALTKQFPYLTPLKASILGAQPRPRVVKYGDVTAAIQAAAYDALKPGSTVTPDKALADLQTKLQTLITN from the coding sequence ATGAGGTTTGAACGATCACACGCACGCAGGACGGCATTTGTTGCCGTCGCAAGCAGCTTTGCGCTGCTCGCCACCGCGTGTGGTGGTGGCGACGACGGAAGCAGCGGTAGCGGGGGCAGCTCGGCCGCAGCGCTCGAGGGCCGGGGACCGATCACCCTTGCCAGTGGCAAGGACACGTCCGGAAACCTGCAGAACCAGCTCAATGCCTGGAATGCGTCGCACCCGAACGAGAAGGTGGAGCTCAAGGAGCTCCCCGAGGACGCCAACGCGCAGCGGCAGCAGATGATCCAGAACGCGCAGGCCCAGTCCGACGCGTTCACCGTGCTGTCGATGGACGTTGTCTGGACGTCGGAGTTCGCGGCGAACCAGTGGGTCACCCAGATCCCCGAGGACAAGGTCCCCGACCTGGGCAAGTTGATCCCGGCAACGGTGGAGACGGCGAAGTACCGCGACAAGCTGTACGGCGTGCCGGTGACCTCCGACGGCGGCCTGCTCTACTACCGCAAGGACCTGCTGACCAAGGCCGGTATCGCGGACGCTCCGAAGACCTGGGACGAGATGCTCGCCGCCTGCCAGAAGGTGGCCGCGCTGCCCGAGGCCAAGGGCATGAGCTGCTACGCGGGCCAGTACGAGAAGTACGAGGGCCTGACCGTCAACTTCGCCGAGGCGATCAACTCGGCCGGCGGCGTGATCGTCGACAAGGACGGCAAGCCGAACGTCAACACCCCGGAGGCCAAGGCCGGTCTCGAGGAACTGGTGAACGGCTTCAAGGCCGGCGCCATCCCGAAGGCCGCGATCACCTACAAGGAAGAGGAAGGCCGCCGCGCCTTCCAGGAAGGCAAGCTGCTCTTCCACCGCAACTGGCCGTACGTGTACGCGCTGGCGAACAAGACCGACGGCTCCTCGAAGGTGGCCGGTAAGTTCGGGGTCGCACCGCTGCCGGGCAAGACCGGTCCGGGCGTCTCCTCGCTCGGTGGCCACGACTACGCGATCAACTCGTTCGCCAAGAACAAGGCGACCGCGCTCGACTTCATCAACTTCATGGCGAGCGAAGAGCGCCAGAAGGCGAACATCGAGAAGACGTCGCAGGCGCCGAGCTGGGCCTCGCTGTACGACGACCCGGCGCTGACCAAGCAGTTCCCGTACCTGACGCCGCTGAAGGCCTCCATCCTCGGTGCGCAGCCGCGGCCGCGGGTGGTCAAGTACGGCGACGTGACGGCCGCCATCCAGGCGGCGGCGTACGACGCGCTGAAGCCGGGCTCGACGGTGACGCCGGACAAGGCATTGGCCGACCTGCAGACCAAGCTGCAGACGCTCATCACGAACTGA
- a CDS encoding carbohydrate ABC transporter permease, producing the protein MTATAPVTERPAKKPKREQRFDEGTGRLAATLLSPTLLVLAVVVLFPIISALRESLFQSGQRLDENGFIVKGSTFVGLDNYLDIFRGETGDRFWNAFYNTTFFTVVCVVLETVLGVAMALIMAKAFKGRGLVRASILVPWAIPTVISALLWKWIFQADGIANTLIGSQVLWSTEGWQSKLSVVIADTWKTAPFIGLLVLAGLQTIPAEVYEAAKVDGANAWKTFTRITLPLVKPALLVAVLFRILDTLRIFDLPFVLVGQHKNSVETLSMLAYDEASNTRFGPAAAYATVLFLYVAVVAYLFVKILGADVIGEARVKKPGGGNGKRWNKKNAVQDTTNASVGAVASGGGGF; encoded by the coding sequence GTGACTGCAACCGCGCCGGTCACGGAACGACCGGCCAAGAAACCGAAGCGGGAGCAACGGTTCGACGAGGGCACCGGCCGGCTGGCCGCGACGCTGCTCTCCCCGACGCTGCTCGTGCTCGCCGTGGTGGTGCTGTTCCCGATCATCTCGGCACTGCGTGAATCGCTGTTCCAGAGCGGTCAGCGGCTCGACGAGAACGGCTTCATCGTCAAGGGCTCGACGTTCGTCGGGCTCGACAACTATCTGGACATCTTCCGCGGCGAGACCGGCGACCGGTTCTGGAACGCGTTCTACAACACGACGTTCTTCACCGTGGTGTGTGTCGTCCTGGAGACGGTCCTCGGCGTCGCGATGGCGCTGATCATGGCCAAGGCGTTCAAGGGGCGGGGCCTCGTCCGGGCCAGCATCCTGGTCCCGTGGGCGATCCCGACCGTCATCTCGGCGCTGCTCTGGAAGTGGATCTTCCAGGCCGACGGCATCGCCAACACCCTGATCGGTTCCCAGGTGCTGTGGTCGACGGAGGGCTGGCAGTCGAAGCTCTCGGTGGTGATCGCGGACACCTGGAAGACCGCACCGTTCATCGGCCTCCTGGTCCTGGCCGGGCTGCAGACCATCCCGGCCGAGGTCTACGAGGCCGCGAAGGTGGATGGAGCCAACGCCTGGAAGACGTTCACCCGGATCACGCTGCCGTTGGTGAAGCCGGCGCTGCTGGTGGCAGTGCTGTTCCGGATCCTCGACACGCTGCGGATCTTCGACCTGCCGTTCGTCCTGGTCGGCCAGCACAAGAACTCGGTCGAGACGCTGTCGATGCTGGCCTACGACGAAGCTTCCAATACCAGATTCGGGCCGGCGGCGGCCTATGCGACGGTGCTGTTCCTGTACGTCGCCGTGGTCGCCTACCTGTTCGTGAAGATCCTCGGCGCCGATGTCATCGGCGAGGCCCGGGTCAAGAAGCCGGGCGGCGGTAACGGCAAGCGGTGGAACAAGAAGAACGCGGTCCAGGACACGACCAACGCCTCGGTCGGTGCTGTGGCATCCGGTGGAGGTGGATTCTGA
- a CDS encoding carbohydrate ABC transporter permease, whose protein sequence is MLMATATAPAGGGKLKTAETSALRRYAPLIGVVVIVLYCLLPFYWMVVSAFRRPSDQFSNDIIPAPFSIQNFKDVFAGANGFGRGLLNSLIVAGTVTILTLIIGMIAAYTLARLDFKFKNVVLAIIITTSMFPGISLVVPLLKLFVDIKWINTYQAMIVPSLSFALPLAVWNLTSFFRQMPQELEQAAMVDGCTPAQAFRKVIIPLAAPGVFTTAIITFIAAWNEFLIALSMTNKKSIQTANVIVSQFTGTTGRDQPFGSQMAAGVVVTIPLVIAVLLFQRRIVAGLTAGGVK, encoded by the coding sequence ATTCTGATGGCAACGGCAACTGCACCCGCCGGTGGCGGCAAGCTCAAGACGGCCGAGACCAGCGCGCTGCGTCGGTACGCGCCGCTGATCGGCGTCGTGGTCATCGTCCTGTACTGCTTGCTGCCGTTCTACTGGATGGTGGTGTCGGCGTTCCGCCGGCCGTCCGACCAGTTCTCGAACGACATCATCCCGGCGCCGTTCTCGATCCAGAACTTCAAGGACGTGTTCGCCGGTGCCAACGGCTTCGGCCGGGGTCTGCTGAACAGCCTGATCGTGGCCGGGACGGTGACGATCCTGACGCTGATCATCGGCATGATCGCGGCGTACACGCTGGCGCGGCTGGACTTCAAGTTCAAGAACGTCGTACTGGCGATCATCATCACCACGTCGATGTTCCCGGGCATCTCGCTCGTGGTGCCGCTGCTGAAGCTGTTCGTCGACATCAAGTGGATCAACACCTACCAGGCGATGATCGTGCCGAGCCTGTCGTTCGCGCTGCCACTGGCGGTGTGGAACCTGACCTCGTTCTTCCGGCAGATGCCGCAGGAGCTGGAGCAGGCGGCGATGGTGGACGGCTGTACGCCGGCCCAGGCGTTCCGCAAGGTCATCATCCCGCTGGCGGCGCCCGGTGTGTTCACCACCGCCATCATCACGTTCATCGCGGCCTGGAACGAGTTCCTGATCGCGCTGAGCATGACCAACAAGAAGTCGATCCAGACGGCGAACGTGATCGTCTCGCAGTTCACCGGTACGACGGGACGCGACCAACCGTTCGGCAGCCAGATGGCCGCCGGTGTGGTGGTCACGATCCCGCTCGTGATCGCTGTACTGCTGTTCCAGCGCCGTATCGTCGCCGGCCTCACGGCAGGTGGCGTGAAATGA
- a CDS encoding glycoside hydrolase family 13 protein, translating to MTDPEIRPADDWWRSAVVYQVYPRSFADADGDGTGDVNGIRARLPYLAELGVDAIWISPWYPSPLLDGGYDVADYRDINPEFGTLADADALITEAHALGLRILIDLVPNHCSWDHPWFKAALAAGKGSPERDLFWFRDSEDGLPPTNWPAAFGGGAWQQISDDSGDGQWYLHLFDISQPDWNWDNPKVIEEFDAILRFWFDRGVDGFRIDVADSMAKDPALPDVPLHNGEPTREKYVGNPFYDQPGVHTIHQRWRAIADEYADTPQGPRVFVAEAWLSPAERLAQYVRPNELHSAFNFDALRAAWDAKELREVIDHTTDNLWAVGAPATWVLSNHDTIRHRTRYGRDRKDALEGAGVVPTDLELGRRRARAAALLELALPGGAYIYQGDELGLPEVEDLPEDVLDDPTWERSGHTVRGRDGCRVPIPWSGSEPPYGFGAGTAQPWLPQPSDWAGLTAEAQAGDPDSHLSLYKAALKIRREHPALGEGRLVWDPDAADGILSFTRDPGFRCVVNVSDGPIALPAHEKILLSSEPLPNGELPVDTTVWLQV from the coding sequence ATGACCGATCCTGAGATCAGACCAGCTGACGACTGGTGGCGTAGCGCCGTCGTCTACCAGGTGTACCCGCGCTCGTTCGCCGACGCCGACGGCGACGGGACCGGCGACGTGAACGGGATCCGCGCCCGGCTGCCGTACCTCGCCGAGCTCGGCGTCGACGCGATCTGGATCAGCCCGTGGTACCCGTCCCCGCTGCTCGACGGCGGGTACGACGTCGCCGACTACCGCGACATCAACCCGGAGTTCGGCACCCTCGCGGACGCGGACGCGCTGATCACCGAGGCGCACGCGCTCGGCCTGCGGATCCTGATCGACCTGGTGCCGAACCACTGCTCGTGGGACCACCCGTGGTTCAAGGCCGCGCTGGCGGCGGGCAAGGGCTCTCCGGAGCGGGACCTGTTCTGGTTCCGGGACTCCGAGGACGGCCTGCCGCCGACCAACTGGCCGGCCGCGTTCGGCGGCGGCGCCTGGCAGCAGATCAGTGATGATTCAGGGGACGGCCAGTGGTACCTGCACCTCTTCGACATCTCCCAGCCGGACTGGAACTGGGACAACCCGAAGGTGATCGAGGAGTTCGACGCGATCCTGCGGTTCTGGTTCGACCGCGGTGTCGACGGGTTCCGGATCGATGTCGCCGACTCGATGGCGAAGGACCCGGCGTTGCCCGACGTACCGCTGCACAACGGGGAGCCGACGCGGGAGAAGTACGTCGGGAACCCGTTCTACGACCAGCCCGGGGTGCACACCATCCACCAGCGCTGGCGCGCGATCGCCGACGAGTACGCCGATACGCCGCAAGGGCCCCGGGTCTTCGTGGCGGAGGCGTGGTTGTCGCCGGCCGAGCGGCTGGCGCAGTACGTCCGGCCGAACGAGCTGCACTCCGCCTTCAACTTCGACGCCCTGCGCGCGGCGTGGGACGCGAAGGAGCTGCGTGAGGTCATCGACCACACCACCGACAACCTGTGGGCGGTCGGCGCGCCGGCGACGTGGGTGCTGAGCAACCACGACACGATCCGGCACCGCACGCGGTACGGCCGCGATCGGAAGGACGCTCTGGAAGGCGCAGGCGTCGTACCGACGGATCTGGAGCTCGGGCGGCGCCGGGCACGGGCCGCCGCGCTGCTGGAACTGGCGCTGCCCGGTGGCGCGTACATCTACCAGGGTGACGAGCTCGGGCTGCCCGAGGTCGAGGACCTGCCTGAGGACGTGCTCGACGACCCGACCTGGGAGCGCTCGGGTCACACGGTCCGCGGGCGCGACGGCTGCCGGGTCCCGATCCCGTGGTCCGGCTCCGAGCCGCCGTACGGCTTTGGCGCCGGCACCGCGCAGCCGTGGCTGCCGCAGCCGTCCGACTGGGCCGGTCTGACCGCCGAGGCCCAGGCCGGAGACCCCGATAGCCACCTCAGTCTCTACAAGGCGGCTCTCAAGATCCGTCGCGAACACCCGGCCCTCGGAGAAGGTCGCCTCGTCTGGGACCCGGACGCCGCCGACGGCATCCTCTCGTTCACCCGCGACCCCGGCTTCCGCTGCGTCGTGAACGTCAGCGACGGCCCGATCGCCCTGCCCGCTCACGAGAAGATCCTGCTGAGCAGCGAGCCCCTGCCGAACGGCGAGCTCCCGGTGGACACCACCGTCTGGCTCCAGGTCTGA
- the sucC gene encoding ADP-forming succinate--CoA ligase subunit beta: protein MDLMEFQAKTVFAKHGVRTTVGAVVTTPEEARAAAEKIGGRVVVKAQVKTGGRGKAGGVKLASSPDEAEEKAREILGLDIKGHVVKILNIVPAAAISEEYYFSFLIDRANRNYLCIASAAGGIEIEEVAHTNPDAVAQISIDPATGVDEAKAREIAVAAKYPADVIDAVVPEIVKLYDVFIGEDASLVEVNPLVKLEDGNVEALDGKVTLDENAEFRHPDHAEFEDVSAADPLEAAAKAKGLNYVKLDGSVGIIGNGAGLVMSTLDVVAYAGEEFGGQKPANFLDIGGGASAEVMANGLEIIISDPQVESVFVNVFGGITACDAVANGIVQAFELLSSRGEAVTKPLVVRLDGNNAEEGRRILDEAGLAGLELVDTMDGAAKRAAELAAK, encoded by the coding sequence GTGGATCTGATGGAATTCCAGGCGAAGACGGTCTTCGCCAAGCACGGAGTGCGGACGACCGTGGGTGCGGTCGTCACGACTCCGGAGGAAGCCCGCGCGGCGGCCGAGAAGATCGGCGGCCGGGTGGTCGTGAAGGCCCAGGTCAAGACCGGTGGGCGCGGCAAGGCCGGCGGCGTCAAGCTGGCGAGCAGCCCGGACGAGGCCGAGGAGAAGGCCCGCGAGATCCTCGGGCTGGACATCAAGGGTCACGTCGTCAAGATCCTGAACATCGTCCCGGCCGCGGCGATCAGCGAGGAGTACTACTTCTCGTTCCTGATCGACCGGGCCAACCGCAACTACCTCTGCATCGCCTCCGCCGCCGGCGGCATCGAGATCGAGGAGGTCGCGCACACCAACCCGGACGCGGTCGCGCAGATCTCGATCGACCCGGCGACCGGTGTGGACGAGGCGAAGGCCCGCGAGATCGCGGTCGCCGCGAAGTACCCGGCCGACGTGATCGACGCCGTTGTACCGGAGATCGTCAAGCTGTACGACGTGTTCATCGGCGAGGACGCCTCGCTGGTCGAGGTGAACCCGCTGGTCAAGCTCGAGGACGGCAACGTCGAGGCGCTCGACGGCAAGGTCACGCTGGACGAGAACGCGGAGTTCCGGCACCCGGACCACGCCGAGTTCGAGGACGTCTCGGCGGCCGACCCGCTGGAGGCGGCGGCCAAGGCCAAGGGCCTGAACTACGTGAAGCTGGACGGTTCGGTCGGCATCATCGGCAACGGCGCGGGTCTCGTCATGAGCACCCTGGACGTCGTCGCGTACGCCGGCGAGGAGTTCGGCGGCCAGAAGCCCGCCAACTTCCTCGACATCGGTGGTGGCGCTTCGGCCGAGGTGATGGCCAACGGCCTGGAGATCATCATCTCCGACCCGCAGGTGGAGAGCGTGTTCGTGAACGTCTTCGGCGGCATCACCGCCTGTGACGCGGTCGCGAACGGCATCGTGCAGGCGTTCGAGCTGCTGTCGAGCCGCGGCGAGGCCGTCACCAAGCCGCTGGTCGTCCGGCTGGACGGCAACAACGCCGAGGAGGGCCGCCGCATCCTCGACGAGGCCGGCCTGGCCGGTCTGGAGCTGGTCGACACGATGGACGGCGCCGCCAAGCGCGCCGCCGAGCTGGCTGCGAAGTAA
- the sucD gene encoding succinate--CoA ligase subunit alpha translates to MSIFLTKDSKVIVQGMTGSEGTKHTTRMLASGTNIVGGVNPRKAGQSQDFDGKAVAVFGTVADAVKETGANVSVIFVPPKFTKDAVLEAVEAEVPLVVVITEGVPVHDTAAFFAAAQASGKTRIIGPNCPGIITPGESNAGIIPADIAGQGRIGLVSKSGTLTYQMMYELRDFGFSTAIGIGGDPIIGTTHIDALRAFQDDPDTDAIVMIGEIGGDAEERAAAFIKENVTKPVVGYVAGFTAPEGKTMGHAGAIVSGSSGTAAAKQEALEAVGVKVGKTPSETANLMREIMQGLNK, encoded by the coding sequence ATGTCTATCTTCCTGACCAAGGACAGCAAGGTCATCGTCCAGGGCATGACCGGCTCCGAGGGCACCAAGCACACCACCCGGATGCTCGCCTCGGGCACCAACATCGTCGGCGGCGTGAACCCGCGCAAGGCGGGCCAGAGCCAGGACTTCGACGGCAAGGCGGTCGCGGTGTTCGGCACCGTCGCCGACGCGGTCAAGGAGACCGGCGCGAACGTGTCGGTCATCTTCGTCCCGCCGAAGTTCACCAAGGACGCCGTACTGGAGGCCGTCGAGGCCGAGGTGCCGCTGGTCGTGGTGATCACCGAGGGCGTGCCGGTGCACGACACCGCCGCGTTCTTCGCCGCCGCGCAGGCGTCCGGCAAGACCCGGATCATCGGCCCGAACTGCCCCGGCATCATCACCCCGGGCGAGTCGAACGCCGGCATCATCCCGGCCGACATCGCCGGCCAGGGCCGGATCGGTCTGGTGTCGAAGTCGGGCACGCTGACCTACCAGATGATGTACGAGCTGCGGGACTTCGGGTTCTCGACCGCGATCGGGATCGGCGGCGACCCGATCATCGGGACCACGCACATCGACGCGCTGCGGGCGTTCCAGGACGACCCGGACACCGACGCGATCGTGATGATCGGTGAGATCGGCGGTGACGCCGAGGAGCGGGCGGCCGCGTTCATCAAGGAGAACGTGACCAAGCCGGTCGTCGGGTACGTCGCGGGCTTCACCGCGCCGGAGGGCAAGACGATGGGCCACGCCGGCGCGATCGTCTCCGGCTCGTCCGGTACGGCGGCCGCGAAGCAGGAGGCCCTCGAGGCCGTCGGTGTGAAGGTCGGCAAGACGCCGTCCGAGACCGCCAACCTGATGCGCGAGATCATGCAGGGCCTGAACAAGTAA